CGGCTCGGGGCAGCTCCGCGTGAAGTGGGCCTTCCTGCCATGAAGCTCCGGGCGCTGCTCCTGCTCATCCCTTTCGGGTGTGGACCCGTCCAGCAGGCTTCGCGCGAACCGCACGAACGGCACGATTCGTTCGTGACGTGGGAAGCGGGACTGCAAGCGGGAGCGCGCCCCACCTCGCCCTCGGCGATGCCGCCGCGCTTCGACGAGGGCGAGGCGGTGGAATCGGTCGTGTCCCCTGGGGGACTCTTCCGCATCCACTTCTCCCGTTCGGGTTCCAACGCCGTACCGGCGGCGGACGCGGACGGGAGTGGTGTTCCGGACGCGGTGGAGACCGTCGCGTCCGCGTATGACCGCGTCGCCGCCTTCTATGAAGAGTTGGGCTTCCGGCTGCCGCCGGATGACGGCTGGGTGGGGAGCGACAACGGCGGCGACGGCCGCTTCGATGTGTACCTGGTGGACTTCGGTGGCATCGCGGACGGGGCCTTCCGGCTGGACGGCTGTCTGGAGGCATCGTCGCGCTGCACCGGGCACATGCTCCAGGAGAACGACTTCGCGGGCTACAACTACCCGTCCCATGACGAGGCCGTGGACATCCTCGCCAGCCACGAGTTCTTCCACGCGGTGCAGGCGGCCTATCACCCGGGCCTGGGCAGCGTGGCATCGGAGGGCACCGCGGTCTGGGCCAGTGAGCGCTACCGGCCCGCGCTGGATGACCTGGAGCGATTCACCGCCGCGTACCTGTCGCGTCCGGACCGCACCCTGGTGCTGGACCCGGAAGGGCCGGCGGTGTCCTTCAGCTATGGCACGAGCATCTACTTCCAGTTCCTGGGCGAGCGCTTCGGGGATGGGGTGGTGCGCTCGCTGTGGGAGGAAAGCGTCGTGACGCCGTCGGTCCGCTGGCCGGTGCTGGTGGAGACGGCGCTACAGCGCGACTGGGGCGCTGACTTCGACACCGCCTTCGCGGAGTTCGCCCTGTGGAACCTGGCCACCGGACCGCGCCGGGCACAGGGCGCGGGTTATGAGAACGGTGAGGGCTATGCGCCGCTGTCCGTCGCGCCACGCACGCTGCCAGTGACGGAGCCGTCCGTGCGGGTGGCGGCCGCGTCGACGCGCTACTTCGAGGTGGAAGGTGGAATGTCATCTGTCACCGCCTCCTTCGAGCCCACCGAGGGCGAGGACGCTCCCGCCATCCACCTGCTGGTGGCCGCGGTGACGCCGACGCAGGTGCTGCGCGTCGCACGTGCGGACGGCGTGGGGACCCTGTCCGCTCACGTGGACGCCGAGGACGCCACGCACGTCATCGTCGCCGTGGTGGACGGACGGCGCGAAGGCCTGGGCCGCTATGGGCGGCTGTGCATCTCCGGGGAGGACTCCGGCGCGCCCTGCGCCGCCGTGCCACCGCCCGACCCGGACGGTGGGGTCGAACTGGACGGGGGCGTGGGCGGTGAGCC
This genomic stretch from Myxococcus virescens harbors:
- a CDS encoding MXAN_6640 family putative metalloprotease, which encodes MKLRALLLLIPFGCGPVQQASREPHERHDSFVTWEAGLQAGARPTSPSAMPPRFDEGEAVESVVSPGGLFRIHFSRSGSNAVPAADADGSGVPDAVETVASAYDRVAAFYEELGFRLPPDDGWVGSDNGGDGRFDVYLVDFGGIADGAFRLDGCLEASSRCTGHMLQENDFAGYNYPSHDEAVDILASHEFFHAVQAAYHPGLGSVASEGTAVWASERYRPALDDLERFTAAYLSRPDRTLVLDPEGPAVSFSYGTSIYFQFLGERFGDGVVRSLWEESVVTPSVRWPVLVETALQRDWGADFDTAFAEFALWNLATGPRRAQGAGYENGEGYAPLSVAPRTLPVTEPSVRVAAASTRYFEVEGGMSSVTASFEPTEGEDAPAIHLLVAAVTPTQVLRVARADGVGTLSAHVDAEDATHVIVAVVDGRREGLGRYGRLCISGEDSGAPCAAVPPPDPDGGVELDGGVGGEPDGGVDAGPGGDLDGGADAGVPGEPPPPPPRDEGGCSSAPGGLTWALLLFLVAAFIRR